Proteins encoded together in one Coffea arabica cultivar ET-39 chromosome 2c, Coffea Arabica ET-39 HiFi, whole genome shotgun sequence window:
- the LOC113730875 gene encoding putative disease resistance protein At4g19050 — MAAGSGEQLETVFECMKNDRLRTIVLVGKPGVGKTWMARKLSDRAIREGLFDLNLWLPLNRHYDSITLCKSIAHQLSLLPVSDEWKFEESSENFNENDINHEQKKEYLRAKTLEALEQKRFLIILDAEGSQMTSHDILRELKNLQLLDGKESYKFLITSTQHRDDRGPEGETKTINVECLSENESLNLLQKLVDTKVYKLSRIKDLAKYFLGKRQRFPFEVTIMAKVLNHFGQNESGICHLESIKENNVEGCNVLQLLTYGYELFPRNILIDFCWIGNHFLRKRGSFYFGELISYWILEAYLDNNCSIEDAYKKGHTILMELVDCGLLKQLESGHVGMTEAKYDLDDFDYCKFVQTTQLGLASVFDGELGRVVQAKGMIKTSGAGEIRKKISTLLLDLDCLDSEVPSDFFHCGKELEVLAIFNPGLQPFPLPLFEMDKLHLLVLRGCNLLVSIEQFLKFENPICSENSAPLCVFQKLTVLEISGPSALKHIPDKLFNHTPHLRSINLSFLEIASLPLSLYDLKGLVWLILRGCSDLQEVRSLKMLDKLEVLDLSGARSLKTIQDKCLYSNQELRILNLSESQITSLPLLRDLKKLTHLLLRDCTNLERLRKITALSSLQILDLSGSTNFKEFVDPSFEKLASLKVLDVSQTAVDKLPLDIGSLHQLCVRDCPQLKELPLTESVKGLLILDLSGSCYLEDIPESFFSHPTSIGVLNLSQTNIKRLPALSDLRNLRHLSLSQCISLETLGELKSTTKLEILDLSGCKALKEVQGRSLENMHRLQKLDLSGTNITCLPSLSSNLHHLILKGCSNLKELPPLNHLSRLEELNLSGVSSTKKVAPDLEHMVNLQILDLSDTQLEKLFSLLKLKNLKYLSLRDCPSLSEVPGLEALTKLEVLDLSGTGIKDLPSLENFGNLHRLLLKGCLSLEKFKDLKMHEVLKATIEELPYEISKVTCLEQLELPIFRVGELDSEKDKLPSEDQSQLPWSISNWPKEPAFDNKLIITVNSIDFLQFLKDNPSFWNASFTQFHFFVHPTEAYGRYGDKNFYRNELLLRDLYFNTRQLSAPMGRERSLEIRGFISFPKCLGLILAHAECIILVDDPFLTCLSDVGTDNIKKMNACWIERCNEMKDLFHTEKVEDAARSGGSTNTGLPEQDVGDLRIGENLEVLCVTHAASLRSICKGDMQSSSLRNLKCLLLEHCPQISALAASPEQLGNLETLQLRFCDKLVTLFEQELAAFPKLHTLKLWALPEFKNVRCVLPALQTLEIGECPMLINVFSSPHVLVNLRNLQIKFCDAMETVFGCGNLTLPNLEMLCLWNLPELRSIGADWPSSSKEVVRECPKLSLRKRN, encoded by the coding sequence ATGGCAGCTGGTTCAGGGGAACAACTTGAAACAGTATTTGAATGCATGAAAAATGACCGTCTGAGGACAATTGTCCTCGTCGGGAAACCAGGCGTTGGAAAAACATGGATGGCAAGGAAATTAAGTGATCGTGCTATTAGGGAGGGACTGTTTGACCTTAATCTATGGCTGCCCCTTAACAGACATTATGACTCTATAACTCTTTGCAAGAGTATTGCTCATCAGTTATCTCTACTTCCTGTTTCTGACGAGTGGAAATTTGAAGAAAGTAGCGAGAACTTCAATGAGAATGATATTAACCATGAGCAAAAAAAAGAGTATCTAAGAGCAAAAACATTGGAAGCACTGGAACAGAAGAGGTTCCTTATAATCTTGGATGCTGAGGGAAGTCAAATGACCAGTCATGACATTTTGCGTGAATTGAAAAATCTGCAGCTCCTAGATGGAAAAGAGTCATATAAGTTCTTAATCACTAGCACACAACACAGAGATGATCGTGGTCCTGAGGGGGAAACAAAAACAATAAATGTAGAGTGCTTGTCTGAGAATGAGTCACTAAACTTGTTGCAAAAGCTTGTTGACACTAAAGTTTATAAGCTTTCCCGCATTAAGGACTTGGCTAAATACTTCCTTGGGAAAAGACAAAGATTTCCATTTGAGGTGACCATCATGGCAAAAGTCCTAAATCATTTTGGGCAAAACGAGTCAGGAATTTGCCATTTGGAAAGCATTAAGGAGAATAATGTTGAAGGTTGCAATGTACTGCAGTTGCTGACCTATGGATACGAGTTGTTTCCAAGAAACATATTGATTGATTTCTGTTGGATTGGTAACCACTTCCTCCGTAAACGTGGAAGTTTCTACTTTGGTGAATTGATTAGCTATTGGATACTAGAAGCATATCTTGACAACAACTGTTCCATTGAGGATGCTTACAAGAAGGGGCACACTATTTTGATGGAGCTCGTGGATTGCGGGCTACTCAAACAGCTAGAGTCTGGTCATGTTGGCATGACCGAGGCAAAAtatgatttggatgattttgattACTGTAAATTTGTTCAAACAACTCAACTGGGATTGGCTTCTGTCTTTGATGGTGAACTTGGCAGAGTTGTGCAGGCAAAGGGAATGATAAAAACAAGTGGTGCTGGTGAGATTAGGAAGAAGATATCAACATTATTGCTTGACCTAGATTGTCTCGACAGTGAAGTCCCCAGTGATTTCTTTCATTGTGGAAAGGAACTTGAAGTTCTTGCTATCTTCAATCCTGGACTTCAACCATTCCCTCTGCCCTTATTTGAGATGGATAAACTCCATTTACTTGTGCTTCGAGGATGCAATTTGTTGGTGAGTATTGAACAATTCCTGAAATTTGAGAATCCAATTTGTTCTGAAAACTCTGCTCCTCTCTGTGTCTTTCAAAAATTAACTGTTCTTGAAATATCGGGTCCTAGTGCCTTGAAGCATATTCCAGATAAACTTTTCAATCATACACCTCATCTTAGAAGCATCAACCTTTCGTTTCTTGAGATCGCCTCATTACCATTGTCTCTTTATGATCTGAAAGGACTAGTTTGGCTCATCCTTAGAGGCTGTTCTGATTTGCAAGAAGTACGAAGCTTGAAAATGCTCGACAAACTTGAGGTGCTTGACCTTAGCGGTGCTAGATCTCTGAAAACTATCCAAGACAAATGCCTTTACTCAAATCAGGAGCTCAGAATACTGAATCTTTCAGAGTCCCAGATTACTAGTTTACCATTGCTTAGAGATCTTAAAAAGCTCACTCATCTCTTGCTGCGTGATTGTACCAATTTGGAAAGACTTCGTAAGATTACTGCACTTTCCAGTCTCCAAATTCTTGATCTTTCAGGTTCCACAAACTTTAAGGAATTCGTTGATCCATCCTTTGAAAAGCTTGCCAGCCTGAAAGTCCTTGATGTATCACAAACTGCAGTTGATAAATTACCCTTAGACATTGGCAGCTTGCACCAACTCTGTGTAAGAGATTGCCCTCAGCTAAAAGAACTGCCGCTTACAGAGTCCGTTAAGGGCCTACTAATACTTGATCTTTCAGGCTCCTGCTATCTGGAAGACATTCCAGAAAGTTTCTTCAGTCACCCAACAAGCATTGGAGTACTCAATCTCTCACAAACAAACATCAAAAGGCTACCTGCCCTTTCTGACTTGCGTAACCTGCGTCACCTGTCACTTTCCCAGTGTATTTCTCTGGAGACATTGGGAGAGTTAAAGTCTacaaccaaattggaaattttggaTCTTTCAGGGTGTAAAGCTTTAAAAGAAGTACAGGGTAGATCTCTTGAAAACATGCATCGCCTTCAAAAACTTGACCTGTCTGGAACAAACATTACTTGTCTGCCATCTCTTTCATCAAACCTCCATCACCTCATACTGAAAGGTTgttccaacttaaaagaacttCCGCCACTGAATCATCTATCAAGACTTGAAGAATTAAATCTCTCTGGAGTCAGTTCTACAAAAAAAGTCGCACCTGATCTAGAGCATATGGTCAATCTTCAGATCCTTGATCTATCTGACACCCAGTTGGAGAAGTTGTTCTCCTTGTTAAAGCTCAAAAACCTTAAATACCTTTCCCTCAGAGATTGTCCGTCTCTAAGTGAGGTACCAGGTCTAGAAGCACTTACAAAACTTGAAGTTTTGGACCTTTCTGGAACAGGTATCAAGGATTTGCCATCCCTTGAGAATTTTGGCAATCTTCACAGGCTTCTCCTCAAAGGTTGTTTGAGCTTGGAAAAATTTAAGGATCTGAAGATGCACGAAGTTCTGAAGGCTACTATTGAAGAGCTTCCATATGAGATCtcaaaagtgacttgtcttgAGCAGCTtgaactgccaattttcagagTTGGAGAGCTTGATTCTGAAAAGGACAAATTGCCATCAGAAGATCAGAGTCAGCTCCCATGGAGCATTTCCAATTGGCCGAAGGAACCAGCTTTTGATAATAAACTCATCATAACTGTGAATAGTattgattttcttcaattcttgaaGGATAATCCATCATTTTGGAACGCAAGTTTCACTCAGTTCCATTTCTTTGTTCATCCTACTGAGGCATATGGTAGATATGGGGATAAGAATTTCTACAGAAATGAACTGTTACTCAGAGATCTCTACTTCAACACAAGGCAACTTTCTGCTCCTATGGGGAGAGAACGGTCCTTGGAAATTCGCGGATTCATTTCTTTCCCCAAGTGTCTTGGCCTTATCCTAGCTCATGCTGAATGCATTATTTTGGTTGATGATCCATTTCTCACATGCTTATCTGACGTAGGCACTGACAATATTAAGAAGATGAATGCCTGTTGGATAGAGAGATGCAATGAAATGAAGGATCTTTTTCACACAGAAAAAGTCGAAGATGCAGCCAGATCAGGTGGAAGTACCAATACTGGGTTGCCGGAGCAAGATGTTGGAGATTTAAGAATCGGGGAGAATTTAGAAGTTCTCTGTGTTACTCATGCTGCTAGTTTGAGGAGCATTTGCAAAGGGGACATGCAAAGCAGTAGCCTAAGAAATCTGAAGTGTTTGTTGCTAGAACATTgtcctcaaatttcagctcTTGCTGCTTCACCCGAACAGCTAGGAAACCTTGAAACTCTTCAACTCAGATTCTGTGACAAACTGGTGACATTATTTGAACAAGAGCTAGCTGCATTTCCAAAATTGCATACCTTAAAGCTATGGGCCCTCCCAGAATTTAAAAATGTTAGATGCGTCTTGCCAGCTCTACAAACTTTAGAGATTGGGGAGTGCCCCATGCTTATAAATGTCTTTTCTTCCCCTCACGTATTAGTTAACCTCCGGAACCTCCAAATCAAATTTTGTGACGCAATGGAAACTGTCTTTGGATGCGGCAATTTGACACTTCCAAATTTGGAAATGTTGTGTCTGTGGAATTTACCAGAGCTGAGGAGTATTGGTGCTGACTGGCCAtcatcaagcaaggaagttgtTCGTGAATGCCCAAAACTGTCTCTGCGAAAGAGGAATTAA
- the LOC113730876 gene encoding uncharacterized protein, which produces MSSASEIPQDQAEEENVSKPQNQETLPTTTPDITQQEAAQVAAAESANPPTPVNDTAKAANAGDQLKVSSSSEIAAEENATDTAQAATAQSQQKMSSSPEIPEEEAIANSPNPPESTSSNQNQEKPSNVQEISPGAGVAASTGHPKLDCSAQPTETQSQETGFSSVPENTPEEAGAKNADATTPPKLDNTPAQSTTGEITRDLKKTDENEAPKKDLTTKGNTSPPVTETPKQDSTNASPKPDSFPTGVRSKKDSICLPFLGFHKSKEKKPQSKKKPVQDSTATTSSGKDELRKLIDADIKYIEKEIIKLDEYKAQVFSQVNEAKQRFDNLSSNDQGTEREFADLRKEVTKLKLQIPSKHKADAEEKDSHKSQQAGKSSRNIPDAVKEKMPQLYKSSSIENCVEVREFKALFNGLALEEKICLLCFAVFPEKAIIKKRLMVHWWIAEGFMPPRQQDANRKTAEEFADEYFEKLTRLGFIEPVNKKRSLYVGCYKMQPFVRLALITMAEKAKFFKFDKEGNPTEDFSGTLQACLMGRGLLDYQDLQNERANPDLEKLHAVFNVNEAILDFKPEWFSMMKNLNFLHLGSWKVSPTDHIEVDESHFLNGLSSMEHLKFFSLQGVSRIMELPESISNLSNLIILDLRACHSLESIHEGIRYMKNLTYLDISECYLLERMPKGISMLSNLRVLKGFVVKSEQGQGKGKGKNTCTLKDLAQLKKLIKLSIYTGLVEFPTRKHLEDLQKIEALKKLTMAWGGTPLHTEDTSKTEDSIQLTNLEKLDLKSFPKTATPGWLEPSSLKSLKKLYVRGGKFSDLGQYQYLDQKGPNEPAKNKWNVEILRLKYLSEIKVDWRELQDLFPNLIYLEKVNCPKLSFFPSDGYGVWINEEKLKQKQVRSQ; this is translated from the coding sequence ATGTCCAGCGCCTCAGAAATTCCACAAGACCAAGCGGAGGAGGAGAATGTCTCAAAACCTCAGAACCAAGAAACCCTCCCCACCACCACGCCGGATATTACCCAACAAGAAGCCGCCCAGGTGGCCGCGGCCGAGTCGGCAAATCCTCCCACTCCAGTCAACGACACTGCAAAGGCAGCAAATGCTGGGGACCAGCTAAAGGTGTCCAGCAGCTCAGAAATCGCAGCAGAAGAGAATGCAACCGACACTGCGCAGGCAGCAACTGCTCAAAGCCAGCAAAAGATGTCCAGCAGCCCAGAAATACCAGAAGAGGAAGCAATAGCCAATTCCCCTAATCCGCCCGAGTCCACATCGAGCAACCAGAATCAAGAAAAACCGTCCAATGTCCAAGAAATTTCTCCGGGTGCAGGCGTAGCCGCTTCAACTGGTCATCCCAAACTCGACTGTTCAGCCCAGCCCACGGAAACCCAGAGTCAAGAAACTGGTTTTTCCAGTGTCCCAGAAAATACACCAGAGGAAGCCGGAGCCAAAAATGCCGACGCCACCACTCCTCCTAAACTCGATAATACTCCTGCTCAGTCCACCACCGGTGAAATAACCCGTGATCTAAAGAAAACTGATGAAAATGAAGCTCCAAAGAAAGATTTAACCACCAAAGGCAACACTAGTCCTCCTGTAACTGAAACCCCAAAACAAGATTCAACCAATGCTTCCCCAAAACCAGATTCCTTTCCGACAGGCGTCCGTTCGAAAAAAGACTCAATCTGCCTCCCTTTTCTAGGCTTCCACAAATCCAAGGAGAAAAAACCACAATCCAAGAAGAAGCCAGTCCAAGACAGCACTGCCACTACTTCTTCTGGCAAAGATGAGCTTCGCAAGTTGATTGATGCAGATATTAAGTACATAGAGAAGGAGATAATCAAGCTCGACGAGTACAAGGCCCAAGTATTTTCGCAGGTAAATGAGGCAAAGCAGAGGTTTGACAATCTCAGCAGCAATGATCAAGGTACCGAAAGAGAATTTGCCGATCTCAGGAAGGAAGTGACCAAGTTGAAGCTTCAGATACCATCAAAACACAAAGCTGATGCAGAAGAGAAAGATTCACACAAAAGTCAGCAGGCCGGTAAGTCCTCAAGAAACATACCCGACGCCGTGAAGGAAAAAATGCCTCAGTTATATAAGAGCAGCTCGATTGAAAATTGTGTTGAGGTGAGAGAATTTAAGGCTCTTTTTAACGGGCTTGCTCTGGAAGAGAAGATCTGTTTGCTCTGTTTTGCTGTGTTCCCTGAAAAAGCTATTATCAAGAAGAGGCTGATGGTCCACTGGTGGATAGCAGAAGGTTTCATGCCACCAAGACAACAAGATGCCAATCGGAAAACTGCTGAGGAGTTTGCTGATGAGTACTTTGAGAAGCTAACAAGATTGGGATTCATTGAGCCAGTGAATAAAAAGCGTAGCCTCTATGTGGGATGTTACAAAATGCAACCTTTTGTTAGGCTTGCACTGATCACGATGGCTGAAAAAGCTAAGTTCTTTAAATTTGACAAGGAGGGTAATCCAACTGAGGATTTTTCTGGCACATTGCAGGCGTGCTTGATGGGCAGAGGTCTGTTGGACTATCAAGATTTACAGAACGAGCGCGCAAATCCAGATTTGGAGAAACTTCATGCTGTGTTCAATGTCAATGAGGCGATCCTTGACTTTAAGCCCGAATGGTTTTCAATGATGAAGAATCTGAATTTTCTTCATCTAGGAAGTTGGAAAGTGTCACCCACTGATCACATTGAGGTTGACGAGTCCCATTTCTTGAATGGATTGAGCAGTATGGAGCATTTGAAGTTCTTTAGTCTTCAAGGAGTTTCGAGAATAATGGAGCTTCCTGAATCCATttcaaatttgtcaaatttgaTAATCCTGGACCTGAGAGCCTGTCACAGCCTTGAGTCAATTCATGAAGGTATCCGCTATATGAAGAATTTAACATACCTGGATATCTCCGAGTGCTATTTGCTAGAGCGTATGCCCAAAGGTATTTCTATGCTCTCAAATCTACGCGTGCTGAAGGGGTTTGTCGTAAAATCAGAGCAGGGCCAGGGCAAGGGCAAGGGCAAAAACACTTGCACTCTTAAAGACCTGGCACAATTGAAAAAGCTGATCAAATTAAGCATTTATACTGGCCTTGTTGAATTTCCCACTCGTAAGCATCTTGAAGATTTGCAGAAGATAGAAGCTCTTAAGAAGCTTACCATGGCATGGGGTGGGACTCCACTGCATACTGAAGATACTAGCAAGACTGAAGACTCTATACAACTGACGAACCTGGAAAAACTGGACCTTAAGTCTTTCCCCAAGACTGCCACCCCCGGTTGGCTGGAGCCTTCCAGTTTGAAGTCACTAAAGAAACTATACGTTCGAGGTGGGAAGTTCTCTGATTTGGGGCAATACCAGTATCTTGATCAGAAAGGACCAAATGAACCAGctaaaaacaaatggaacgtaGAAATACTGCGACTCAAGTATCTAAGTGAAATAAAAGTGGATTGGAGAGAGCTGCAAGACTTATTtccaaatttgatttatttggagAAAGTCAACTGCCCCAAGCTTTCTTTCTTCCCATCTGATGGATATGGAGTTTGGATCAACGAGGAGAAGTTAAAGCAGAAGCAAGTGAGGTCACAATGA
- the LOC113728543 gene encoding probable disease resistance protein At5g45490, producing the protein MAGLIEEYLFNKLELAIEETKSTEHCLSTVLFGLHGDFEKLKNLLKDKSTAIKPEEYRENLYLLNNLLTQWQLISKGQSIYSPEALAFAYKLDKRLKEISKKLEGGEGSGKGEGSSTAAAAATTATTQDAADVSLTGNLDTYRWSSRTVDPSKVHGFEDKERFLERLLLRKESKNGFKAFAIVGMTGVGKTTLCQLIFNNKKVKDHFLPRIWVCLSKQPEDDEDNSKENVKRMLMCLGVDGEIIQEAGKDQNLGLQKLMFALRLQLMGKKYLIVLDDVRKPDDVRNWDECFGDLASESTEDDKCYGQLAYGLPKRHGGTVIITTRSEEIAKKMVGEENLHRLPILKDDEICWKIFKDSVEKDGKKFPENLMPLKDTIVDKCAGLPLAAKMMGEILHQQLPKQPNTQTNPAESQNQQQSQQSTV; encoded by the coding sequence ATGGCCGGGCTAATAGAAGAGTACCTGTTTAACAAACTGGAATTAGCAATCGAAGAAACAAAGTCCACAGAGCATTGTCTGTCGACAGTCCTGTTTGGTCTGCATGGAGACTTcgaaaaattgaagaacttgcTTAAAGACAAGTCAACGGCTATCAAACCTGAAGAATACAGGGAAAATCTTTACCTTCTCAACAATCTACTGACCCAGTGGCAGCTGATTTCCAAAGGCCAGAGTATATACAGTCCTGAGGCACTAGCTTTCGCTTATAAACTTGACAAGAGACTCAAGGAGATTAGTAAGAAATTAGAAGGTGGGGAAGGCAGTGGAAAAGGAGAAGGGTCTAgtactgctgctgctgctgctactaCTGCTACTACACAGGATGCTGCAGACGTGAGCTTAACTGGGAATTTGGATACTTATCGGTGGAGCTCGCGAACGGTGGATCCAAGCAAAGTCCATGGATTCGAGGACAAAGAGAGATTCTTGGAGAGGCTGCTTCTCAGGAAAGAGAGCAAAAATGGGTTCAAGGCATTTGCAATAGTTGGAATGACCGGGGTCGGGAAAACGACCCTGTGTCAGCTAATCTTCAACAATAAGAAGGTGAAGGATCATTTCCTCCCCAGGATTTGGGTGTGTCTGTCAAAGCAGCCCGAGGATGACGAGGACAACAGCAAGGAGAATGTTAAGAGGATGCTGATGTGCTTGGGAGTGGATGGTGAGATCATCCAAGAAGCCGGTAAAGATCAAAATCTTGGTCTTCAGAAACTGATGTTTGCTCTTCGCTTACAATTGATGGGGAAGAAGTACCTAATTGTGCTGGATGATGTTAGGAAGCCGGACGATGTTAGGAACTGGGACGAGTGCTTTGGGGACTTGGCTTCTGAGTCAACAGAGGATGATAAATGCTATGGACAACTTGCATATGGGCTCCCAAAAAGGCATGGTGGGACAGTCATTATCACAACCAGGTCCGAAGAAATTGCCAAGAAGATGGTTGGTGAAGAGAACTTGCATCGGCTTCCAATCCTCAAGGACGACGAAATCTGCTGGAAAATATTCAAAGACTCAGTTGAGAAAGATGGGAAAAAGTTCCCAGAAAATCTTATGCCCCTAAAAGACACAATTGTTGACAAATGTGCTGGTCTGCCACTGGCTGCTAAAATGATGGGCGAAATTCTGCATCAGCAACTTCCCAAACAACCCAACACACAAACTAATCCAGCAGAGAGCCAAAACCAGCAGCAATCACAACAGTCTACAGTCTAA
- the LOC140035824 gene encoding myb-related protein 308-like, which yields MVRSGKQEKLAVKKGPWSSDEDRKLIAYIKKYGIWNWNQMPEFAGLSRSGKSCRLRWVNYLRPDVKLGNFTEEEDQTIINMHANLGSRWSAIAKQLPGRTDNQIKNHWHTRLKKRLLVKTSAAKSQGTDDGKSIQENSPGGNAKEPATDTSEVSELEGLLHVENSINIPPILSPSCGHWDFGGSMQENTSSTEIIEDSDQIFWTQPFLMGNLSMESQPSAYIHSQFDPLIWAQEPLSPSSSFLDSGYCDSILFNYSEKEDVSCLERPEFQF from the exons ATGGTAAGGTCTGGAAAACAAGAGAAGCTAGCAGTTAAGAAGGGTCCCTGGAGTTCTGATGAAGATAGGAAGTTGATAGCTTACATAAAAAAATATGGGATTTGGAACTGGAATCAGATGCCTGAATTTGCAg GTCTATCAAGGTCTGGCAAGAGTTGCAGACTTCGCTGGGTGAACTACTTAAGGCCTGATGTAAAGCTAGGAAACTTCACAGAGGAAGAAGATCAAACCATAATCAACATGCATGCAAATCTAGGTAGCAG ATGGTCCGCAATTGCAAAACAACTTCCTGGAAGAACtgacaatcaaataaaaaatcacTGGCACACGCGACTGAAGAAACGTCTTCTAGTCAAAACTAGTGCTGCTAAATCACAAGGCACTGATGATGGAAAATCCATCCAGGAGAATTCTCCTGGAGGAAATGCCAAAGAACCGGCGACAGATACTTCTGAAGTCTCTGAACTTGAAGGCCTACTCCACGTTGAAAATTCAATAAACATTCCTCCAATTCTGTCTCCCTCTTGTGGCCACTGGGATTTTGGTGGGAGCATGCAAGAAAATACTTCCTCCACGGAAATTATTGAAGATTCTGATCAGATATTTTGGACGCAGCCATTCTTGATGGGAAATTTGAGCATGGAGAGCCAGCCATCGGCATACATACATTCTCAGTTTGATCCTCTAATATGGGCTCAAGAGCCCCTAAGTCCATCTTCTAGCTTCCTTGATTCTGGCTATTGTGATAGTATTCTGTTTAATTATTCAGAAAAAGAAGATGTTTCCTGCTTGGAACGGCCAGAATTTCAATTTTAA